The window GGACCAGGTCGTCGAAAGTCCGCACCACCTCCTCGACCGGGGTGATCCGGTCCCAGGTGTGCAGCAGGTAGAGATCCAGATGATCGGTGCCGAGCCGCCGCAGCGACTCGTCCAGTGCCCGGATCATGTGTTTGCGCCCGTTGCCGCCGGCGTTCGGGTCGGCCGGGTCGATGCTGTTGGTGAACTTGCCGGTCAGTACGAGCCGGTCACGCAGGCCGATGCGGGCGATCAACCGGCCGAGGATGCGCTCGCTCTCCCCCGCCGTGTAGAAGTCGGCGGTGTCGATGAAGTTGCCGCCGGCCTCCACGTACCGCCGGAAGATCGCCTCCGCCTCCTCTTCGGACCGGCCGTAAGCGGCGTGGAAGCCGCCGACGCCGAAGTTCATGGTGCCGAGAGCGAGCCGGCTGACCCGGAGCCCGGACCGGCCGAGCAGGTAGTAATCGTTCATGGGCCCGACGGTGCCTCGCCGAAAATGGACCGGCAAGTCCAGAAGACCCCAGGTCGGAAAATGGTTTGTCGCGGCCGGGCGGTCGCACTAGTGTCTCTTTCAACGAAGTGAGCCGCACCGATGGAGGAGGGTCCCGATGTACTGCTGGCAGCAGCCTTGTCACTACCCCGGACCCATCGGGAGGCGCAGCTAGCGCCCGGCTTCCACGCCGCCTCCCGGTCACGGGACGGCGGCTTTCTTCGTTTCACACTTAGGGGTGTGGCGCAATTCGGTAGCGCAGCGGCCTCCAAATCCGAAGGTTGCAGGTTCGAATCCTGTCACCCCTGCTTTCGCATTGTCCGGAACCATTCTCTCGTAGTCCAACTGGTAGTGACGCCCGGCTCTGGACCGGGAGATCCAGGTTCGAATCCTGGCGAGAGAGCTGCACCATCACACGCGGGAGCGCCGACGTTGGAGAGTCGGGGCCGGCTGTAAACCGGTTGCTTCGCTGAGCGGGTTCGAATCCCGCCTCCCGCACGCGTTTCCCGGCCTCGGTGGGTCCCCGGTGGGGCCGCCCGTCTGCAAAACGGGTCCTTCGGGCGCTCCGGTTCGACTCCGGCCCTGGCCTCGGCGGTCAGCCGTCGTGCCGTCCGGCACCGGACGGCACGACGGCGACCGGATTCACTTCATGATCGATTTGGTACGGGGTGTGACCGGCGCCGCCACGATGCACAGGACGCTGCGGTCGTCGTTCCAACCGGCCGCGTTCTCCGGGTACAGGTAGTAGATCTCCAGGTCCTCGTTCTCCGGGGTGTCGTACGGCTCGTACGCCGTACCGCATCGCTCGTCGCTCTCTTCTTCAACCGCTTTCTCGCCGGGGTAGGCGCCGGCCGGGAACCGGAAGACGTGATAGACCTCGGCCTTGTGCGGCTTGTCGCACGGCACGACAGGCATGTCGTAGACGGCGGACGACTCGTCGAGGCTGCTGATGCAGTCGCCCGGCTTGAGTTCGGTGGTCTCGACGGCCTCGATCCCGGCGGCCCTGTTCCGCATCTCGTCGAAGATGTATCCGGTGATCCCGATGATGCTGATCACCAGGGTGATGCTGGAGATGACGAGCGCGGCGACGG of the Actinoplanes sichuanensis genome contains:
- a CDS encoding DUF4190 domain-containing protein gives rise to the protein MGTFQGPQPMVASGPNGLAIGALVASICGGLGLGTILGFVLGISALVQIRRRPQKGFGLAVAALVISSITLVISIIGITGYIFDEMRNRAAGIEAVETTELKPGDCISSLDESSAVYDMPVVPCDKPHKAEVYHVFRFPAGAYPGEKAVEEESDERCGTAYEPYDTPENEDLEIYYLYPENAAGWNDDRSVLCIVAAPVTPRTKSIMK